The nucleotide sequence ATTTGACCAACAAACTTTGATTTCTTTAAAGAaaatctttaaagggatcttttcacggtttggtaaattgacaaaattaaaaaaagttgtttcagatttgcaaaattttcgtttaagttatgatatttgtgaggaaacagtatttctgaacatttaccatagtccaatatagccattacagtagatttcgcttaattgaatagcccatttgtcacgtccgaatattcaattatccggatTATTCAATTACACGGAatcagtttatttccaaagttatcACTGTTTATCCGAATTACAGATGATGTTTGTAAATATGCTTCTACGTCACAGCACGCGCATttccatttaataaattaataatgtctTTTCTTCCGGTAAGTATGTATTATTATCGTGTTTTTAACCTATTTCAAAgctatattgttaaatatattgcaaaataaacttaaattgttcaataaacGCATAGAAAAGCGCAGACAGTCGTTTGTTATTCATTATACGGTGCATTGACAATAATCCACTCATTATATTCACTCACCGGTTACATTACATACTACATTGTGTACATTGGCACTGACGAGTATACTGACGAGAAACACGTACAAacgatttaaaatatattttgttgttcttgtttATAAATGGATACATGCACATTATAATCATTCAGCATATAAACATAACTATACAGCATATACACAGTTATTATGGAATCCAGTTGATGAATTCGGTGATCTTCATTTGTCGTCTGCTCTCTTCTGCTACTTTCTCAACCAATTCTTCAAGGTCGTAGAAGGCTTTGTAGTCGCTACATCCAGTGTCCTCAAGGAATCTTCTTACTTCTTCTAGTGCTTTTCTTGCGTCGCTGGCAGTTCCTGGGAGTCGTATGGGCGTGTCGGCGTCTTCTTCTTCGGCGTCTTCATTGTCGATGTTGATTTCTAGATGGTTCCTTCGTTCCTCTTCTTCTCGTAGAATGTCGCTGCATATGTCGTCATCTGTTGGCATCCCATGGCATTCCAGGTCGTCGTCGTGTTGAACATATTCTGCGAAGCTGATGGCGTTCATTGATTCTGGGGGTTCGGCAGTCTCCATTGGTTTCTCCGGCGCGGTCCCCTTTCTGAACCCTGCTTTAGCAAAGCAGTTCCGGATTGTGACTTCCGTTACACAGTTCCATGCCTTGGTCAGCATGTGCATGGCGTCCAGCAGCGTAAGCTTCTTAGCCATTTTCGCCGCTGACATGGTGTTCTGGTCAATGTCTTCTATCATCTTCTTGACCACCTGTCGGCGATATAGGGACTTGAGGTTTCTAATGATACCCTGATCGCATGGCTGTATGAGGGATGTTGTGTTTGGTGGCAGAAAACTCAGTGTTACATTGCTGAGTTTTGTGGCTGCGTCATGGGGATGGGCTGAGCAGTTATCCACCAGGAGGATGACCTTCCTCTTCTGGATCCTCATGTCATTGTTGAAGGCCGTCAGCCATTGTGTGTATATGGCCCCCGTCATCCACGCATTTGAGTTGCTGTCGTATATGACAGGCAATGACTTCTTTCCCCGGAGGCAGCGTGGTTGTCGGCTTTTGCCGATGATGAGTAGCTGCCGTTTGTCCGTACCCGTCATGTTGCAGGCGACCATGGCAGTTATCCGGTCCTTCATTTTTTTGCTTCCGGCCGCCGCCTCTTCTTTGCTGACTAGCGTCCCGTCTGGTAAGGCCCTGTAGTATATGCCCGTCTCATCCGCGTTGTATATATCGTCCTCCGCATAGTTCTTCAGGATGTCTGGAAGAACGTGTTTGATGTAGTGGTCAGCTTCTGATAGATCCGCATCTTTTTTCTCGCCATGTAGTATTTTGAAGACGATGTTATTTCGCTCTTTCCATCGAGATAACCACCCGCTAGACGGCTTGAATTCGGGCTTGTCCAGCGTCTTTGCCAGGTCACAGGCTTTTTCTTCGAGAACAGGCCCAGACACTGGGATGTCTCTTGACCTGGCATTTGTGAACCAGGTTGTGAGCGCTGCTTCCACATCAGCCGCTTTCCCGGACCGATGACGTTTTCGTTCCGGGTCAGCATTAGACTCATATTCCTCCATTATGTTGGCTCGACTAGAGGATATACGAGACACTTGACCTTGGGAGCATCCCATCTTCTGTGCTATTTGTGTCTGCGGCATTTTCTGGTCTAGCAGTTTGATGACTTCATATTTGTCAGCAAGGCTGAGATCGTTGCGTTTTCGCTTGTTTgacatcatgtttagatatgatttactgATACAGTCGTGCAGGTTTATATACAcgaactgagaatatagtgtCACATTCCATCACCTTTTGCAAACTGTCGAGCAAGACATGTCAACGGTTTGTTTTCGGCAAcacactctttaattgtttctaagcgacaacaaactgttgaaatgtgttactcgacagtttgcattcAAAAGTTCGCGCCTGACTGCACACCGGAGACTCCAGTGTTTACATTGTACATGCTCTCATACAacacctgttagtcacgtgacgcttgacagacgctgcatacatgcatggtgtgaaatgaaaacaaagactGTCTATTGAGCTcgtctgtcaaaatcgtcgatacGATTCGTATCCTTGGGgatttatgacattctttgctggattatagtgtgccgTGATATTGACTTGACACATAGGTGCATGCTATAAATTGTTTTATCAGTAGCGATGGCGTTAACATCAGTCTATGTTTAGATACGATGCGTATCCTTGGAGGtttatgacattctttgctggattatagtgtgcatcagaaaattggctattcaattaaccgaatgACACCATATTTTCTATCAGAATATGTGGAATATTTACAACaggaagagatgcaaatggtttggagttttcaatttctattcaattaaccgatttattcgattatccgatattcaattaagtggaatctactgaatatgtatcttttgacgatttgaaaacctaaaaattataaagcgttgcaacgcgaaacgattgaataatttggagagttctgttgttgtcgtttaaatttacgaaactacgaagattgcttatataaggtataaaatacttaaactgtgtatacccggcggaatagcaaagagggctaatgcgtttttacttcagacttactccaggactccgggggtcactggttcgcgccctggtaccggctacttttttttcctttttttaattttattcttaattttttactagagcttttaagatccaaattgtatacatttatcaatataaagcatttaatgacaaacttcaaaatatgccaaaatctgtgaaaaggccccttaaaaatTAAAATTGGAAATAAGGTTACTAAACATGAAAGAAATCTCAATTAAGGATTTGAAGAGTTTTAATTCACTGCAgatcaaaatacatttttttataagattttttcattgttttatttattctgATACAccaaaactaatttaaacaaataatctttttttttaagaatataaatatataaaaaaaatcaaaatatctgttcttaatatttaaagtttgtgtttgtgGCTGATTTTTATTGTATGAAAATCACAAATAAAATGCAACCACATGATGTGAATGTTGTTCCCGAATTGTTAAAGCAaaaacatgcagttttctttcaatTATGGAAAAAGAGTATTATTAAAATTTTCCATTGTTTGCTAGTAGTGCGTAGAAactttactaaaacaatttgaggATCAGTGCATGACAACAAGCCGCAAGTTATCTAGAAGATCATAAAAAGTACAATCACATCAGAACCCGGATGTATTCAGAatcacaatacattttaaaactataaacttgtaataaacaacaataaaacaagttCAATATGCTTCAAATTCAATAATACAAAAGCTTTATATATAGTTTATggcaatttcatttttttttaaattcacaaCAAAACCAAATTAAACAAGAATTTTATCCCTGCCACATATTTGTTGGAAAAAATAATGTGTTTCCAATATAAATTTTAGCAGTCCTAAATCTTGATAAACATTGCAAACCTAGTGCATGGTGACAAAACTGGCCTAGCAACAAAGTGCAGAGCGATTGAAAatagacaaacaaacaatccctatgcaaataatgcaaataaaaaaattcaacatGCAAGGTTTTGTCAGCCAGGTGCCTGGTATTTCTCTTCATTATTACCTGTTAAATAAACAGTCACAATCTTCATTTCCAAACAATCTTTGTGATAAATGTGTTAATCAACACTTTCATTAGAAACAAATAAGTACCCCCCATCCTGCCCACATATCTCCTGCATGGGGGCATgaacatatttgtttattgtgttttttgtgtttgttttgatttgtatATTTCAGGGATACATCAGATAATAATATCATctatatttattgattattttcaaagtgtaatcatacaatttaaatattgtgtcattaaacaCAATATTATATAAGCTACCAATACTTAGATAAAGAAATCAACAGTTTTCAAATGAACCAATGAGCATCCACCATAAACTGGTAAGATTACCTCCACCTGGTTTCCCCAATTACAATATGGATTGCTGAATTCAAATCTTAAAGCATAGTAGATGAGTAACTTGACTAATCAAAGCAGCTATTTAATCTGCCCAAGAAGTAAATATCAGACACCAAACATCATCTATCAGTTGTTAAATTGTGTTGTAAGATTACAGAATGGTCCTATCATCCAGTCGTGTCCTTTTATCATATTTTTGCGGTCAAATGCTGGGGAAGACGTTATGTCTAATGGCGTAACATGGTTGGCGTGATACTGCACTTCAGAACAGATTAAGTCACCCACAATACCCATTAGTACATGGTGGGCCATTTCAAGCGATAAATCGCTTCCATAATCACCACTGCAAAGATTTCCTATCAGCATTACCTGTTGTGCCTTATTAGGGCAAATTGATCCCCCTGTATTACCCCTTATTGAGCTTTCCTGGATAAGAGTTTGGTTGTACAATAGACCTTAAATCTCCGTGAAGTATCCATTTCCTGTGCCTTGATAAAGCTACCTTCTCAATTGAAGAGTTACCTGTTGGAAGATGAAAATTGGTAATTTATATGAAGTGAAAGGGAAAAACAGCTCAAATCTGAATAAAAGTTCAATGCTCTGCTTTCAAGTGTTATGGCACTGCCTTCTAATCTTATTACATGGTAACTGATTGCCATTCATGGACCAATAGTGTAAGgtaaatgttttgttcaattTAGCAGCAGCTTGATgtcataaataaatttaaaacgtttACAAATTATAGCAACAGCATTTATACAACATACTTTGCATAAGATTCATTCACTAATGTTTTTAGGCAAGTATTAGCATTTATAAGATAAAAACTATACTCAAAAGAAAACTGTAGGCTACATCTGAATGATTGctgtttaaacttattttttcaatgaaaaaatgttaaatgtcaaaGTGACATTACAATTCAGATCCCAATTTACAAATCAAGTTACTTTCCTTCACTTTCTTTAATCATAGGCAATTTAATATACATTAGGTGTTTAATGAGCAAATCTTTTCCAGTACATAAAGTTTACTTAaaaatttaattacaaattaatgTTAGTCCATATATTTCCCCAAACATTAATGTATCAGGACAGACTAATTGTACTTACCCCTTAAACATTTGCAATTTGCTTTTCACAGTAGATCTTGAAACTTTTCAAGTGTATGACCATGTGTACCAGAGGTCCCATGAATTCATTGCATGCAAAGTGGACATAATTCTTTAACATGAGAATTCCCTTCCAAAGTCcattgacaaaattattttagTTAGAGAATGCTCCTGCCTGTTGAAAACACCCATTATACCCTGAGGACTTTTTCACCACCATTTCTCCCTCACACAGGTGATGATAAACCAACAATAGTTATAGGAGTGAATGCAACACTGCATCATCTCATACAAAACACCTCATCCACTAAGTGCGCTATTGAAATCTCAGTTGACATTAATCAAAGTTGCCAGCCATGATGCTAATTTCTTGATGGTCAAGTTGACATTAGCTCCTGGAGGTTGAATGACACTGAAATGGATTAATTGTTAAAATACGCTAATTATGCTGATTCAATTTCAATTTTCCAGTCAGAGAGGCCTTCTTAATTCAATTGTTGAGTGTCCAATCACTGTATAATTCATTTTAACATCTCTCAAGACAGTAGTGTTATCTTAACTGTAGAGGaattacaattacacaaaaagaTGCAGGCGATATGTACAAGCCActaagtttaaatgtttaaaatatgctAACTAGAGTGCATGGTCACAGTATAGTGTATACATTTTCTTGTAAACTAGGTTCATGAGACAGTAAATAATCATGCTTTCTGATGGCTCTACATGCGCCATAAAAGTTTCCATTTCCAATTTTAATGTTCTTGTATCAATATTCTAGTGATAAATCTTGATGAGGCCAATGCTTTGGtcaaatggggcttaatgcatgtccgggcagtgtcatccctgaaaagCCTACGCAGTCCACATGGGCTAATCAAGAACAAATCTTCCTGATTTATTGTACTTTACGTTCAAAGGGAGACTCTTCTTAGTCAAGACAGAAAGTGTAgcccttaattagcctgtgccgactgcacagccGAATCTCAGCTGAATCTCAGCCCACagtttaggaacatgcattaagccctgttttccaatcTCAGCCCACACTctaggaacatgcattaagccctgttttccaatctcagaccacactttaggaacatgcattaagccctgttttccaatcTCAGCccacactttaggaacatgcattaagccctgttttccaatcTAAGAccacactttaggaacatgcattaagccctgttttccaatcTCAGCccacactttaggaacatgcattaagccctgttttccaatctcagaccacactttaggaacatgcattaagccctgttttccaatcTCAGTccacactttaggaacatgcattaagccctgttttccaatcTCAGACCACagtttaggaacatgcattaagccctgtttttcaatCTCAGCccacactttaggaacatgcattaagccctgttttccaatcTCAGCccacactttaggaacatgcattaagccctgttttccaatctcagaccacactttaggaacatgcattaagccctgttttccaatcTCAGTccacactttaggaacatgcattaagccctgttttccaatcTCAGACCACagtttaggaacatgcattaagccctgtttttcaatCTCAGCccacactttaggaacatgcattaagccctgttttccaatcTCAGCccacactttaggaacatgcattaagccctgttttccaatctcagaccacactttaggaacatgcattaaaccctgttttccaatCTAAGCccacactttaggaacatgcattaagccctgttttccaatctcagaccacactttaggaacatgcattaagccctgttttccaatctcagaccacactttaggaacatgcattaagccctgttttccaatcTCAGCCCACagtttaggaacatgcattaagccctgttttcccagagtaaggCTAAAATGTGTTTGAAGATGTGTTACAATTGCACTCGAGTGAATAGAACAAACCGTTCGGACTTCTGATTCCAGTAGGGCAGTTGTTAGTAACTATATGCAAAAGAAATCAGTGCACTTACATTGGCTGAACTTGACCGAAACATTAGTTAGTTGGTTTAGTGGCAACTAAAGTATAACTAAAATTCAAATTTGTAAAACCTAGTGGAAAATAGAACGAAcaaaattttttataaacaaaatcttaATAATTCATTTCATCCTTTACTACTACAAGATTTCGCAATAGTATCTGTAAATATCATCACTTTCATGAACTCGTAATGTAATTTGCATACATGTCCCTATATGCACCTTAGTGCATCAATATCGTCATCTGAGATTAATCACAGAGATAAAGTGAAATGCAACCTCTTGAATGATGTCATATTTGAAGAATTGAAAACCCTTAGTCTGCCAGAAACAAAGTATTTATTCAACTATAATCAAATTCTTTGTATCTTGCAGATCAAAATCAAGAGGAAGGCTTTCAAAAGCAGCATTATGGTAAATAATATTACCTTTGACAAAAATCATACTGATCTAAATCATGAGAGATTTGACTAGATTAGTTCAAAAGTAACGTTATTTTTTTAGCGACTTTCTTTCAATTTTTTGTTTGGGTTTCTTTCAATAGTGAATAGGACCAAGACGATCTGCGATGGCCCAGATATGGATACATCTTTGGTATGTGAGAGCGAAAATTGTAATATTATGAAACAAACCTGATACAAATGATCGAGGACTGAGTGCTTTTGAAATCATATAAGGGTTTTTCACGATTTATTAGCGACAATAATGTCTAAGATTACATATAAACTGAAAAGAGCACTGGGCTGAATCGTGGCTTTAATAACCTTGTATGGCTTATGCAGTGTACGATTTCCGAAAGATGTTAGGATATAGAAAGATTTACTGTTAACATCTTTTTAACAAAGATTTCACAATGTTTTGCAAAATTGCAACATTCTATGGCACTGCAACAGACAGTGAAACCATAAAATGTTATCTCATCACAGAGAAAATGTGATCCCTGTCAAAAGAAATGGTTGTTATATATTAGAGTGTGATTTTTTTAGAAACTGGTTGGTGTGATTTTGTTTCAATACTATTTTACATGACATAACTTTATAACTTTTTTGTATGTCCATCTGTAGGGAAATAATTAGTTCAAATGTATTCATATTTAcacttttataaaataaattagcaTAACCTTTTATCAGCTGTATGAAAACATAATATTGTCTGACTAATTCCATTATGAAAAAAAGCCAATTTGaatgtaaatacaattaaattatttatgttatttgcaattacaataaataaactctaataataaatttatttctgGTAAATGAAAATGTAATATGAATGTCTATTTCATGACActaacattatttatattaaaacaaaaagctaaaaaaaaaggTTATTCCTAAaaggtttgtaaaacatttaaGTCCACAAGTGGCAATTAAGTAACTTTCATTATTCAGTTGTTTCATTTCCTTTTAAAGTTATTCACAAAACACAACTGACATCATTCCACCTATTTATTGAACACATGATATGTTAAAATTACATTGGATAGTTTTTCATCTACTTACCCTAATTATTCAAATGGAAAAATTCATTTACAGATTAACAATACCAGTAAAAGATAGTATTGCATTTGATGATTTTCATCACTTCAGGGGTTATGCGTTTCAATCAGCACTTTACCACACAAAATGAAATCCCTCCATCCAATTTCATTTTTCGTGCGCACCAGTGAACATTAGACCATCCCTTACATCTCATCATCCAtgatttcaaaatgttattttctttcaTGACATAATTTCAATTTGAGATAGAAATCGGTTGATTTAAAAAACTCGGTGGGTTTTTCTTCctcattaacttttttttatcaacTTTATGATTACCTGTCTATTCATGCATTCAAAGGAAAACATTGAAAACTTTAATAATAATCCAGGGTTTGTATTAGTTATTTGTGGTTAACTGGTCGTATGAAAATGTTGTATATTAGTTGTTTAATCAGGATTAGACCATATTGTCATGCTGGTAATTTCACCAATTATGAAATCCAAATGACATTATAGTGACAGCATAAGTAAGCAACTTAGAGATTTACCTGACAAAATAAGGATTTTATAAAGTATTCATGCATGGTACTTTTATGACAGGGTTCGCTCATAATGGCTATCCATAGATttattgtaatgaaataaaagcTAACTCTGTTTGCATTTTATAGGCAAATCATGACCAAAGGTTACTATCATTCTGTGTAATCTTGTGTATATCAAACAAGTTGAATGCAAACAAATGCAAGTTgatttttcaaatgaatttacttAGTTTGTTTTAATCTGATTTTTGAAATAGGGTTTGTATATATTGCATTAATCAAAATTTAAGTTACACTATCCTTGTTTTATAAGAGTATAATACAAAcctttgtttaaattgttaaatcgTCTCTTAAATGAACAGGTCCTTTTATGGATACAATTAAATTATCAACAGACAGATAAACTGTCagaaattttaatgaaataataacattaattaatgCTTGCATTACACATAAGGCAACAGTGAGCTTAATTATAATGCAACTAAAATTTTCTTCAAAAAACGTCATGCATGGTCAATGTGGCATACTTAAAGAAGTCATAAAAGTTAATCAACAGGAAATGAACATCAACACATttcttaatgttatttattagaAAGATACATTTAATATGTTTTGGTTATAAACCAGCTTATTATGGTAGAATGCATTTTACATATTTCATTTCATATCAAACACTCAAAACATCGGGAGTTTTCGGTTAGcttttgaaatttcatataattatgaaatagaaGTAATGTGTGATGAAAATGGTATTTGTAAATCAatttcattttatacaaaatataaaattacattaGGAGGCATATCAAAGGAATATACATATTTGCTGCTGTATAACGGAAAAATATGGGataatttaaatgcaaattactttaaatactttcatatCAGATTCAAAAGTGAAACTGTGTTGGCCTCTGGTTTAAATTCTGCTCAtcttttatttagtaaaaaatgtattaGTGCAAATAGGTAAAAACATTTGTACTAAATTATCATGTAGAagaatttaaacacaaaattgttgGTTGAAACATTCATCATGTTGTTCAGATGTTTTAGGGCTGCTGCAACAGCCTGAGTCTTAAGCATggcaaataaaacatttatatattttttgagaTGGCAATTACACAgtgacattcaatatttaaatgccTTCCTTATCATTTAAAGCAGGAGAGACAACTTACCACAACAGAATTACCAAACACCATTTTAACAGAGGGTTGGCAGACATTCTCAAAAGTGTTATACCATCAGACCTGACTGACATTTTTAAGACAGGTCTGATTGAAATTTAATGTTGCTGGTCCAAATGTCCAATTAATAATTCAAGAGAAAAACTTGATAGTATTTTCCTTTTCTTAATCTCTAATTACTAATTAAATTCTTCCGAAATAGAACTCTTAAAACTACCTATATTAAACATTACAAATTCAAACTACTTCTTGCTTTACAACTTTTTTTGGCAATTAATCTGTCACGCTTTAAACTCTAAGTGCTGGTTTCAAGGTAGTTATCTTAGTAAGTCCACaactttaaaatatacaataaaatgcaaataatacaaatatatacaatgttttaagtatatgaactgatgactgatgatggtgatgactgatgatgatgatgactgatgATGACTGATGATGATGACTGATGATGATGACTGATGATGAACCAGACGAAACGATGACCATGGTAAACCATGGTCACCATGATTtttgatggttgaccatggtatttgaTTGTCAGCCATCAAAAAACGAGGTTGAACATTATCAGgaacatggttgaccatggtcacaaaaaacatggaccatggttggcaatggtgaccatggttaaccatggttggcaatggtgacaaaagacagaccCTGATTCCATGGCCATggtcacaaaaaaacattgaccaTGGTCAGCAATGGTGACCAAGGTTAACCatggtgacaaaagacagaccaTGGTTGGACATGGTCACTAAAAACATGGACAATGATCGGCAaagttacttttattttcattttagtgtTCCCATGgtgtttaatgttcatttacataaaatatgcaataatcttaattgttcttggaagaattaaaagaacagtttaagaaagttttaaggacatcttatttcaagaacagtttaagatgatatcaagaacacAAACATGtccattgcattgctgtttttacaaaggaagaatattgtgtgcacaggaagatGAAACAGGCATGCTGAAAGAAGcaacatggtttatgttatatttggaaatgcaagtctttaataaattgccggctaaactgatcagccattggttccatttcaacttCTTTGCCACTGTGTTCACTTATGTTTCCCAATGTTTGCTACATTGTATCATTCTTTCCtctgctttatgaatgttttCGTCATCAACAGAATCAGAAGCATAACCAATCATTTCATACTCGTCAACTGATCGCCAACATGCCGATGAAGTGTCAGCAATTCtaatgattttattacaatgttgaatGTTATCTTTAAGTTCTTTCAGTATTTCAATGGCCCTGGGCACATCCCTTAGAGTATGCGCCTTTCCACACAAGTGTTCAATGCCAAAAAGTAAATTATTAATGTCAAACTGACTTTTATTAATAGTTTTGGTAAATAAAAAGAACTATCAAGCCTAACCTTTTTGCTGG is from Dreissena polymorpha isolate Duluth1 chromosome 14, UMN_Dpol_1.0, whole genome shotgun sequence and encodes:
- the LOC127857372 gene encoding tigger transposable element-derived protein 4-like, with the protein product MMSNKRKRNDLSLADKYEVIKLLDQKMPQTQIAQKMGCSQGQVSRISSSRANIMEEYESNADPERKRHRSGKAADVEAALTTWFTNARSRDIPVSGPVLEEKACDLAKTLDKPEFKPSSGWLSRWKERNNIVFKILHGEKKDADLSEADHYIKHVLPDILKNYAEDDIYNADETGIYYRALPDGTLVSKEEAAAGSKKMKDRITAMVACNMTGTDKRQLLIIGKSRQPRCLRGKKSLPVIYDSNSNAWMTGAIYTQWLTAFNNDMRIQKRKVILLVDNCSAHPHDAATKLSNVTLSFLPPNTTSLIQPCDQGIIRNLKSLYRRQVVKKMIEDIDQNTMSAAKMAKKLTLLDAMHMLTKAWNCVTEVTIRNCFAKAGFRKGTAPEKPMETAEPPESMNAISFAEYVQHDDDLECHGMPTDDDICSDILREEEERRNHLEINIDNEDAEEEDADTPIRLPGTASDARKALEEVRRFLEDTGCSDYKAFYDLEELVEKVAEESRRQMKITEFINWIP